The DNA region TCTTCGGCGTACTCGGTTTCATGGCGTACCTGCTCAACAAGTGGTCGCTGCAACGCGATGCGGACCCCCTGGCGGGCACGCAGGAGAGCTTCGATCGCTGGCGCATCAAGTTTGAGAACCTCTCGGGCATCGGCATTCTGATCTACGTGATTCTGCTGACCGACGGCGCGATCCTCTGGATCAAGTCGCTGGACGTCACCTGGTACTCGTCCATCTACGGCCTTCAGTTCCTGGTCGGTCAGGGCTACCAGGTGCTGGCGCTTGGCATCCTGTCGGTCGTCCTGCTCTCGCGCTTCCAGCCGATGAAGACGCTCTTGCGCGTGACCGAGCAGCACGACCTGGGCAAGTTCCTCTTTGCCTTCGTCATGCTGAACATCTATCTCTGCTTCGCGGAGTTCCTGATCATCTGGTCGGGCAACGTGCCGGACGAGATTCCCTGGTACATGGCGCGCATTCAGGGCGGATGGTGGGTCATCTGCTCGCTGGACTTCATCTGCCATTGGCTGATTCCGTTTGTGCTGCTGCTGTCGCGCGACCTGAAGCGGAACAAGACCAAGATGATCTGGCTGACCTGCTGGATGATCTTCGCCCGCTGCCTGGACATGTTCTGGCTGATCGAGCCGAACTTCTCGGATGCGGCTGGCAATCTGCACATTACGAACAACATTGGAATCCTTGCCTACATTACCGTTCCTGTGGCTGTCCTTTCGGTATGGGGTGCTTTCTACCTGACCGAGTTGATGAAGCGTCCGCTGATGAACGTGAACGACCCGCACCTGGAAGAGATGCTGGAGCCCGAACATGCCCACTAACGATCACGATCTGAAACACGACCCCCACGCCCATACGCCGGAAGAACCTGGCTACGAGGTATCGGACGTCAACGTCAACGGGGTCATCGTCTTTGTCACCGGTCTATTCGGCTTTCTGGCGGTCTTCTTCGTCGTCTGCTTTGTGCTGGGCAAGCTGATCAACGGAACGCTGATCAAGTCCGACGGCCCGGTGGACAAGTGGCACCAGCTTGCAGGCGTGAAGACGACGCGCGAGCGCGAGAATCTGACCACCAATCCCGATATGGAGCAGAGGGTCCTGCAGCAGGTGTCGAAGACCTTCCCGGAGCCCCGTCTCGACATGGACGACGGCAATCAGGCGACGGCCGACCTCCACTCCCGCGAAGACCTGATGCTCGATTACTACTCGTCGACACCGGGCCAGGACGCGATCCGCATCCCGATCAGCCGCGCGATGGAGCTGATTGCCCAGCGCGGCCTTCCGGTTCACGCCGAGCCTGCCGGCAGCGGCACGCTGATGGCGGGAGAAGAAGAGCCTGTGGTGCAGGCCCCTCTGACCGACGGATTCGCAAGAACGGGATACGAGCAGCAGGTGATCGAAGCCCGCAAGCAGAAGATGGACTTCGGCAAGGCCCAGGAATCGGAACACGCTGCATTGGTTCCTGTGAAGTAAGAAATAAATGCGGCAAGGGTTGAAGATGAGCGATTCGATCACAATTCGGAGAATGGCAGGAAGAGCGGCGAAAGCTGCCCTGGCCTGCGCTGTCTTGTGTGCTCCTCTGTTTGCGCAGGTCGCAGGTTACGGTGACAAGCAGACGGGCGAGAACTCCGGCGACCAGCTACCGCAGGTGCTGCAGCGCGTCGGCGTAACGCAGAAGCTGAATCAGCCGCTTCCTCTTGATGCCGAGTTTCTGGATGAGACGGGCAAGACGGTCAGGCTGGGAGACTACTTTGGAAAGCGTCCCGCGATCGTGACGCTGGTCTACTTCAACTGTCCGATGCTGTGCTCGGAGGAGATGGACGGTCTTGCCAGCGCACTGGAGATGGTGAAGCTGACGCCGGGCAAGGACTTCGACGTCATCGTCGTCTCGATCGACCCGAGTGATACGCCCGAGGCCGCCGCTAAGAAGAAGGAGTTCTACCTGAAGCGCTATGGGCGGCCGGAGACGGCGGCCGGGTGGCACTACCTGACCGGGCAGCGTCCTTCGATCGACCAGGTAACGGAAGCGGTTGGCTTTGGCTATGTGCGCGTTCCGGGGCCGGACGGCAAGCTGACGCAGTTCGCCCACGCCAGCTCGATTGAGATTGCGACGACCGACGGCAAGCTGGCGCAGTACTACCTCGGCGTGGAGTACTCGCCGAAGGACATTCTGCTGGGGCTGATTGAGGCCTCGGACAACAAGATTGGATCTCCGGTAGCGAACATCCTGACCTATTGCTATCACTACGACCCGCACGCCAATAAACACTCGCTGCGGATCGCCCGCGTTGTGCAACTGGGCGGTATGGTCACGATGGCGGGTCTGGGAGGCTTTATCTTCCTGATGTTCCGCAAGGACGCGAAGCTCGGACGAGACCACGATTTGACGAAGAAAGAGAATGGATAAAGGGTAACGATGCATATCAGTCCCGTACTGTGGCAATTCCTGATGAAGTGGCTGACGAACTCCGCGCTGTTTCCGCGCGAGGCGTCTACGATCGCGCCGTATGCCGACGCGCTCTACTTCTTTCTCCTGTTGATTACGGTTGTCGGCCTCGCGCTGGTGGGTACGCTTGTCTTCGGCTTTGCACTGCGGTATCGCAAGGACCGCAACCCCGTTGCAACGCAGGTGGAAGGCTCGACCCTGCTTGAGGCGACGTGGACGATCATTCCGTTGGCACTGTTCCTCATCGTCTTCGTGTGGGGCGCTCTGCTGTACTTCCGCATCTACAACCCGCCGCCCAATGCGATGAACATCTATGTCGTCGGCAAGCAGTGGATGTGGAAGGCCGAGCATCCAGGCGGACAGCATGAGATCAACGCGCTGCACGTTCCTACGGGGCAGCCCGTTCAGTTGACGATGATCTCGCAGGACGTCTTCCACAGCTTCTCGATCCCGGACTTCCGCGTGAAGCGCGAGGTCATCCCGGGCCGCTACTCAACGGTGTGGTTTGAGGCGACGACGCCGGGAACGTACCACATCTTCTGCACGCAGTACTGCGGCACGAACCACTCGGCGATGATCGGCGAGGTCACGGTGCTGACGCCCGAGGACTACAAGAAGTGGACGGAGGGCTCGACCAGCGGCATGTCGCTGGCTCAGAACGGCGAACGACTCTTTGCCAGCATGGGCTGCAATGCCTGCCACTCCGGCAACGCGGCTGCTCGCGGACCGAGTCTTGCTGGCGTCTATGGATCGAAGCTGAAGCTGGCGAACGGGTCTGAGGTTCTCGTCAACGAGGCCTATCTCCGCGATGCGATTCTGAATCCTTCGCAGCACGTTACGGCGGGCTATGCCCCCATCATGCCCACCTACCAGGGGCAGATCAGCGAAGAGGGTCTGATCGATCTGGTGGAGTATCTGAAGTCCCTGAAAACCAACTATCGTGTCCAGCAGACGCTGACCACGTCGGAGTCGAATAACCAGGCGGCTCCCGCAACACCAGAGGTGGTGAAACCATGAGCGCAACCAGTTCAACCATCGTCAATCTCCCTGACCAGAAGACGGCCACGCTTCCGAAGAAGAACTATATCAATGCGGAAGACGGTCTGCTGAGCTGGCTGCTCACGGGCGATCACAAGCGTATCGCGATGCTGTACCTGGTCTCGATCACGTTCTTCTTCTTTATCGGCGGCGCGTTCGCCGGCCTGATCCGACTGGAGTTGCTGACGCCGCAGCCCGATCTGGTGGCTTCGGACACGTACAACAAGCTCTTCTCCATGCACGGCATCATCATGGTCTTCCTGTTCCTGGTGCCCTCGGTGCCGGCGACCATCGGAAACTTCGTGATCCCGATCATGATCGGCGCCAAGGACCTTGCGTTCCCGAAGGTCAATTTGCTGAGCTGGTACCTGTACATGATCGGCGGCCTGTTCACGATGGCTGCGCTGGTGCTTGGCGGAGTCGATACCGGATGGACCTTCACCACGCCGCTCTCGACCCACTACCTGAACACGCATGTGGTCACGGCGGGTCTGGGAGTCTTCATCATCGGGTTCTCGTCGATCTTTACCGGCCTGAACTTCATCGTCACGATCCACCGCATGCGCGCTCCGGGCATGACCTGGTTCCGCTTGCCGCTGTTCGTCTGGTCGAACTATGCGGCCTCGATCCTGATGGTGCTGGGAACCCCGGTTCTGGCGATCACGCTGGTGCTCGTGGTGCTTGAGCGCACGATCCACATCGGCGTCTTCGACCCGACGCTGGGCGGCGACCCTCTACTCTTCCAGCATCTCTTCTGGTTCTACTCGCACCCTGCCGTGTACATCATGATTCTTCCCGGCATGGGCGTCATCTCGGAGATCATCTCGACCTTCAGCCGCAAGCGCGTCTTCGGCTACTCGGCGGTTGCGTTCTCCTCGGTGGCGATTGCGATCTTCGGCTTCTTCGTCTGGGCGCACCACATGTTCATCATGGGCGTGTCGAACTACTCGGCGCTGGTCTTCTCGCTGCTGACCATGCTCGTTGCGGTTCCTTCTGCGATCAAGGTCTTCAACTGGTCGTTCACCATGCAGAAGGGCTCGATCACCTTCGAGACCCCGATGATGTATGCCTTCGGCTTCCTCGGCCTGTTCACCATCGGCGGCATGACGGGCGTCTTCCTCGGCGCTCTGGGCATGGACATCCATCTGACCGAGACCTACTTCATCGTGGCGCACTTCCACTTCGTGATGGTGGGAGGCATGCTGATGGCGTTCCTCGCAGGCGTCCACTTCTGGTGGCCGAAGATGACGGGCCGCATGTATCCGGAGTCGCTGTCGAAGCTGGCTGCGGTGACGACCTTCATCGGCTTCAACCTGACCTTCCTGCCGCAGTTCATCCTGGGCTACCTCGGCATGCCGCGCCGGTATCACTCGTATCCGCCGGAGTTCCAGGTGCTGAACGTACTCTCGACCGCAGGAGCGACGGTGCTTGGCATTGGCTACATGCTCCCGATGATCTACCTGGCCTGGTCGCTGAAGTATGGCGCGATCGCGGGCAACAATCCCTGGCAGGCGACGGGCCTCGAGTGGCAGATTCAGTCGCCGCCGCTGACCGAGAACTTTGTTGAAACGCCCGTGATCGACTACGAGGCTTACGACTACGAGTGGCTTGCCCACAAGACGGAACAAGAGGTGACGACCGTTGGATAACGCGATCGCAGTAGCATCCGATACTCACGCAGAGGAGCATCACCACGCCGCTCTGCCGCAACTCCGTCACCACTTCGAGACGGAGGAGCAGCAGCGCGAGGCCGGGACGTTCGGCATGTGGCTGTTCCTGCTGACGGAAATCATGTTCTTCGGCGGAATGTTTTTCGCCTATCTGCTGTACCGCAACTGGTACTACGATGCCTTCGTCGTGGCCTCGAACCAGCTCAGCATTCCGCTGGGAGGCACCAATACCGCGGTGCTGATTACGTCGGGCTTCTTCATGGCGCTCGGCGTGTGGGCGGCCGAGGTGCGCAAGAAGGGCCTGCTGGTGCTCTTCCTGGTTCTCACGATCGCCTTCGGCGCGGTCTTCCTTGGCATTAAATATGTCGAGTACCACGAGAAGTGGGAGAAGCATCACGTCCCCGGCGCGAGCTTCGACATCAAAGAGTTCGTCAATCCCCATGCGTATGGTCTGAATGAGAAGCCGCTGCCTCCGGATATGGCGCAGAAGACGCAGATCTTCTTCTCGCTCTACTT from Acidobacteriota bacterium includes:
- a CDS encoding SCO family protein, whose translation is MAGRAAKAALACAVLCAPLFAQVAGYGDKQTGENSGDQLPQVLQRVGVTQKLNQPLPLDAEFLDETGKTVRLGDYFGKRPAIVTLVYFNCPMLCSEEMDGLASALEMVKLTPGKDFDVIVVSIDPSDTPEAAAKKKEFYLKRYGRPETAAGWHYLTGQRPSIDQVTEAVGFGYVRVPGPDGKLTQFAHASSIEIATTDGKLAQYYLGVEYSPKDILLGLIEASDNKIGSPVANILTYCYHYDPHANKHSLRIARVVQLGGMVTMAGLGGFIFLMFRKDAKLGRDHDLTKKENG
- the coxB gene encoding cytochrome c oxidase subunit II yields the protein MHISPVLWQFLMKWLTNSALFPREASTIAPYADALYFFLLLITVVGLALVGTLVFGFALRYRKDRNPVATQVEGSTLLEATWTIIPLALFLIVFVWGALLYFRIYNPPPNAMNIYVVGKQWMWKAEHPGGQHEINALHVPTGQPVQLTMISQDVFHSFSIPDFRVKREVIPGRYSTVWFEATTPGTYHIFCTQYCGTNHSAMIGEVTVLTPEDYKKWTEGSTSGMSLAQNGERLFASMGCNACHSGNAAARGPSLAGVYGSKLKLANGSEVLVNEAYLRDAILNPSQHVTAGYAPIMPTYQGQISEEGLIDLVEYLKSLKTNYRVQQTLTTSESNNQAAPATPEVVKP
- a CDS encoding cbb3-type cytochrome c oxidase subunit I, which translates into the protein MSATSSTIVNLPDQKTATLPKKNYINAEDGLLSWLLTGDHKRIAMLYLVSITFFFFIGGAFAGLIRLELLTPQPDLVASDTYNKLFSMHGIIMVFLFLVPSVPATIGNFVIPIMIGAKDLAFPKVNLLSWYLYMIGGLFTMAALVLGGVDTGWTFTTPLSTHYLNTHVVTAGLGVFIIGFSSIFTGLNFIVTIHRMRAPGMTWFRLPLFVWSNYAASILMVLGTPVLAITLVLVVLERTIHIGVFDPTLGGDPLLFQHLFWFYSHPAVYIMILPGMGVISEIISTFSRKRVFGYSAVAFSSVAIAIFGFFVWAHHMFIMGVSNYSALVFSLLTMLVAVPSAIKVFNWSFTMQKGSITFETPMMYAFGFLGLFTIGGMTGVFLGALGMDIHLTETYFIVAHFHFVMVGGMLMAFLAGVHFWWPKMTGRMYPESLSKLAAVTTFIGFNLTFLPQFILGYLGMPRRYHSYPPEFQVLNVLSTAGATVLGIGYMLPMIYLAWSLKYGAIAGNNPWQATGLEWQIQSPPLTENFVETPVIDYEAYDYEWLAHKTEQEVTTVG
- a CDS encoding cytochrome c oxidase subunit 3 family protein → MAVASDTHAEEHHHAALPQLRHHFETEEQQREAGTFGMWLFLLTEIMFFGGMFFAYLLYRNWYYDAFVVASNQLSIPLGGTNTAVLITSGFFMALGVWAAEVRKKGLLVLFLVLTIAFGAVFLGIKYVEYHEKWEKHHVPGASFDIKEFVNPHAYGLNEKPLPPDMAQKTQIFFSLYFAMTGMHALHMIIGIGLLFWLLARAQRGDFSSGYVAPIENFGLYWHFVDIVWLFLFPLLYLINRHPV